One Clostridium estertheticum DNA segment encodes these proteins:
- a CDS encoding DUF5692 family protein yields the protein MFVFNYAEGASALSVWGVWIIVFIALFAFNEVARRFKYVGLFSFVILPLALSILWFTVLRDTTYTDWFHLAKVYSSTAGCIGFWCIRHVKWKNKRTGKEWRLSDKKWALCFPALILAINIMEAVTRDFQVGIQYAGGGTLADEAMYVLGGSWNFINGIAGILNIITITGWLGICIRKHTTKDGSKDMLWPDMLWFWIIAYDLWNFAYTYNCLPGHAWYCGFALLLAPTLCAFTVGKGAWLQHRAQTLAIWCMFAQTFPLFIDKGAFAVSSSYNELALFAFSFAALVANIAVFGYMIYKVVKTKRNPYLGELYTDLKEYKEIKVLAE from the coding sequence ATGTTTGTTTTCAACTACGCAGAGGGGGCATCAGCATTAAGTGTATGGGGTGTTTGGATAATTGTTTTTATAGCACTCTTTGCTTTTAATGAAGTAGCTCGTAGATTTAAATATGTTGGACTTTTCAGTTTTGTTATTTTACCACTAGCGCTTTCAATATTATGGTTTACAGTACTCAGGGATACAACTTATACAGACTGGTTCCATTTAGCAAAGGTGTATTCTTCTACAGCTGGATGTATAGGTTTTTGGTGCATCAGGCATGTTAAATGGAAGAATAAAAGAACAGGTAAAGAGTGGAGATTATCTGATAAAAAATGGGCATTATGTTTCCCAGCACTTATCCTTGCTATCAATATTATGGAGGCAGTAACCCGTGATTTTCAGGTTGGTATTCAATATGCTGGTGGAGGGACTTTAGCAGATGAAGCCATGTATGTACTTGGCGGTTCCTGGAATTTCATAAATGGTATAGCAGGCATACTGAATATAATAACTATAACCGGATGGCTTGGAATTTGCATAAGAAAACACACTACTAAAGATGGAAGCAAAGATATGCTATGGCCTGATATGTTATGGTTTTGGATTATAGCCTATGATCTATGGAATTTTGCTTATACCTATAACTGCCTTCCAGGTCATGCATGGTATTGCGGTTTTGCACTGCTACTAGCGCCAACCCTTTGTGCATTTACTGTGGGAAAAGGAGCATGGCTGCAACATCGTGCACAGACACTTGCCATATGGTGTATGTTTGCACAGACATTCCCATTATTTATTGATAAGGGTGCCTTTGCGGTGTCATCATCTTACAATGAACTAGCACTATTTGCATTTAGTTTCGCAGCATTAGTTGCAAATATAGCAGTATTTGGTTACATGATTTACAAAGTAGTTAAGACAAAGAGAAATCCTTATCTTGGCGAGCTTTATACAGATTTAAAGGAGTATAAGGAAATCAAAGTACTTGCAGAATAA
- a CDS encoding oleate hydratase: MYYSNGNYEAFARPLKPADVDKKSAYLVGAGLASLSAACFLVRDGQMKGEHIHILEELNLPGGACDGINDSQKGFIIRGGREMENHFECLWDLFRSIPSIETDDVSVLDEFYWLNKKDPNYSLMRVTESRGEDAHTDGKFGLSEKASKELVKLFMTRDEDLYDKKISDVFTDEVLKSNFWLYWRTMFAFRDWHSALEMKLYLQRFIHHIGGLPDLSALKFTKYNQYESLILPMVKYLEGHGVHFQYDTMVKNVVFDIKNGKKLAREIVCNHGGKEESIELTKDDLVFITNGSCTENSSLGDDNHAPEFNSSTGGCWELWRNIAKQDTAFGKPDKFCTSTKETNWESSTITTLDDRIPKYIEKICKRDPFSGKVVSGGIITVKDSNWLMSYTLNRQPHFKEQPKDQIVVWVYGLFSEIPGNYIKKPMRECTGVEITEEWLYHMGVPESEIHDMATKSAHSIPCMMPYITAFFMPRREGDRPKVVPVGSQNFAFLGQFADTTRDTVFTTEYSVRTAMEAVYTLLDIDRGVPEVFGSCYDIRVLLDSTVKMMDGNKPGDTKLPFILNFVKKKGLKKISGTVIEDVLKRYNII, from the coding sequence ATGTATTATAGCAATGGAAATTATGAAGCATTTGCTCGACCTTTAAAACCCGCTGATGTGGATAAGAAATCTGCATATCTGGTTGGTGCTGGTTTGGCATCATTGTCAGCTGCGTGTTTTTTGGTACGGGATGGTCAGATGAAGGGTGAACACATTCATATTCTGGAAGAACTTAATCTCCCAGGAGGAGCTTGCGATGGCATTAACGATAGTCAAAAAGGGTTTATTATCCGTGGTGGGCGTGAAATGGAAAACCACTTTGAATGCTTGTGGGATTTGTTCCGTTCTATTCCTTCTATTGAGACAGATGACGTTTCCGTTTTAGATGAGTTTTATTGGCTGAACAAGAAAGACCCGAATTATTCTTTGATGAGAGTAACTGAAAGCAGAGGTGAGGATGCTCATACCGATGGAAAGTTTGGTCTGAGTGAAAAAGCTTCAAAGGAACTTGTGAAGCTTTTTATGACTCGAGATGAAGATTTGTACGATAAGAAGATTTCTGATGTATTTACAGATGAAGTTCTTAAATCTAACTTCTGGCTCTACTGGAGAACAATGTTTGCCTTCAGAGATTGGCACAGCGCATTGGAAATGAAACTCTACCTTCAGAGATTTATTCATCATATCGGCGGCCTTCCAGACTTATCTGCTTTGAAGTTTACTAAATACAATCAGTATGAGTCATTAATTCTACCAATGGTAAAATATCTTGAAGGTCATGGTGTTCATTTCCAATATGATACCATGGTAAAAAATGTTGTTTTTGATATTAAAAATGGCAAAAAGCTTGCGAGGGAAATTGTTTGTAACCATGGCGGAAAGGAAGAATCCATTGAACTTACTAAAGATGATTTGGTATTTATCACTAATGGAAGCTGTACAGAAAATTCTTCACTGGGTGACGATAACCATGCACCCGAGTTTAACAGCTCTACAGGAGGATGTTGGGAGCTTTGGAGAAATATCGCAAAGCAAGATACAGCCTTCGGTAAACCTGATAAATTCTGCACGAGTACTAAAGAAACAAACTGGGAATCTTCTACAATTACCACACTTGATGATAGAATTCCTAAATATATAGAGAAAATTTGCAAACGTGATCCATTTAGCGGAAAGGTGGTTTCCGGTGGTATCATTACGGTGAAAGACTCAAATTGGCTTATGAGTTATACTTTGAATAGACAGCCTCATTTCAAAGAACAACCAAAAGACCAGATTGTGGTTTGGGTATACGGTCTATTCTCAGAGATTCCAGGAAATTATATTAAAAAGCCAATGAGGGAATGTACCGGAGTGGAAATTACAGAAGAATGGCTTTATCATATGGGTGTGCCTGAATCTGAGATTCACGATATGGCTACAAAATCTGCTCATAGCATACCTTGTATGATGCCATATATTACTGCATTCTTTATGCCAAGAAGAGAAGGGGACAGACCTAAGGTTGTACCTGTTGGAAGCCAGAACTTTGCTTTCCTTGGTCAGTTCGCCGATACAACACGAGATACCGTGTTTACAACGGAATATTCAGTGAGAACAGCTATGGAGGCAGTTTACACATTGCTAGACATAGATCGTGGTGTGCCAGAGGTATTTGGTTCATGTTATGATATCCGAGTACTTTTGGATTCTACAGTAAAGATGATGGACGGCAATAAGCCTGGCGATACAAAACTGCCATTTATCTTGAACTTTGTTAAAAAGAAAGGCTTAAAGAAGATATCAGGAACAGTCATTGAAGATGTATTGAAACGGTATAATATAATCTAA
- the hypB gene encoding hydrogenase nickel incorporation protein HypB, with amino-acid sequence MDKYKVLEIKKSVFEDNDRQADLLRSELKKDKTFLLNLMSSPGSGKTTTVLRTIEALSDEMSIGVLEADIDSDVDAYTVAQTGTKVIQLHTGGMCHLDADMTKQGLSGLGTEGIDFVILENVGNLVCPAEFDTGAVKNAMILSVPEGDDKPLKYPLMFSIVDVLLINKMDSIGFFDFDLEAVKERVKKLNPNIKVIPITAKTGEGIDEWAEWIRTEVKNWKTN; translated from the coding sequence ATGGACAAATATAAGGTTCTTGAGATAAAAAAAAGTGTTTTCGAAGACAATGACAGGCAAGCGGATTTGCTTAGGAGTGAATTGAAAAAAGATAAGACCTTTTTACTCAATTTAATGTCATCACCAGGTTCAGGTAAAACAACAACGGTTTTAAGAACAATAGAAGCTTTGAGTGATGAAATGAGCATTGGAGTATTAGAAGCCGATATTGACTCAGATGTGGATGCTTATACTGTTGCGCAGACTGGTACAAAAGTAATCCAATTGCACACCGGTGGCATGTGTCATCTGGATGCAGATATGACCAAGCAAGGTCTATCAGGACTTGGCACAGAAGGAATTGATTTCGTAATTTTAGAGAATGTAGGAAATTTAGTATGCCCAGCAGAATTTGACACTGGAGCAGTAAAAAATGCCATGATTTTAAGTGTACCAGAGGGAGATGACAAACCCTTAAAATACCCTTTAATGTTTTCTATTGTTGATGTTTTATTAATTAACAAGATGGATTCAATAGGCTTTTTTGATTTTGATTTAGAGGCAGTGAAAGAGCGTGTAAAAAAATTGAATCCAAATATTAAGGTCATTCCAATCACGGCTAAAACTGGAGAAGGAATTGATGAGTGGGCTGAATGGATACGTACCGAAGTGAAAAATTGGAAGACCAATTAG
- a CDS encoding FAD-dependent oxidoreductase: MVKKKVLELANKIAAGITGGIVKVKPTDPEYRILEPVTTDEMAEIALKLEIRKYKTVEEVARLCGKPADEVEKILYKMAVDGSIKVEQEHGVDKYCLELFVPGVMEYMVVNKENVEKYPVIAECFEEYTRKLGGLMAGNIPIGLGVMRVIPIESAIEGDTRRASYEEIAYLLNKHEVFSVADCACRTSMRVIGEGCGHTVEEMCVQLGPAAEYYIRTGKGRQITREEAIAICKQAEKEGMVHSIPNLSGPGNALAICNCCGCSCFGLRNTNLYKNPDWSRSNYVAQVDKDKCVACGECVEHCQANAATLGQNLCTKVPAHAPKEKETPYDTQWGKDKWNPDYRHRKVVDESGTSPCKSECPAHIAIQGYIKMASQGKYREALELIKKENPFPAICGRICPRKCESACTRAGLDEAIAVDDIKKFIADQDLNSKERFVPEKNAPRPEKVAVVGAGPAGLSCAYFLAAEGYKVTVFEKQKVLGGMLTLGIPSFRLGKEVVNAEIDILKELGVEFKVGVEVGKDVTLPNLRKNGYKAFYVAIGAQAGRNLGLEGENAVGVITGVDFLRKVSLGEDLKMEGPAIVIGGGNVAIDVARTAERVGASQIDMYCLENRQEMPALEEEIEEALSEGIAINNSWGPKRILHENGHAYGVEFKKCISVFDENRRFNPKFDENTTKIVKANNVLISVGQGIDLGGLLKDSKMESNPNKTIKADPITFQTGEPDVFAGGDAVTGPKFAIDAIALGKQGAISIHRYVHGDNLTISREREYHALDKENLNMDGYDRLPRQRALHVDGSKSKETFKDLRTSFTEEQIKKETERCLGCGAVVVDQYQCVGCGVCTTKCKFDAISLVRKYDSAGVDFKDMKPLVIKHVIKRQGRIAVKNVKKLFSK, translated from the coding sequence ATGGTAAAGAAAAAAGTACTTGAACTGGCCAATAAGATCGCTGCTGGGATTACTGGCGGGATAGTAAAAGTAAAACCAACAGACCCAGAATATAGAATTCTTGAGCCCGTTACTACAGATGAAATGGCAGAAATAGCACTTAAGCTGGAGATTCGTAAATATAAAACCGTAGAGGAAGTTGCGAGGCTCTGTGGCAAACCTGCAGATGAAGTAGAGAAAATTCTATACAAAATGGCGGTTGATGGCTCAATTAAAGTAGAACAAGAGCATGGTGTTGATAAATACTGCCTTGAGCTTTTTGTTCCTGGTGTTATGGAATATATGGTTGTAAACAAGGAAAATGTAGAAAAGTATCCGGTAATTGCTGAGTGTTTTGAAGAATATACAAGAAAATTAGGTGGATTAATGGCAGGAAACATTCCAATTGGGCTTGGCGTAATGAGAGTTATCCCAATCGAAAGCGCCATTGAAGGGGATACCAGAAGAGCCTCTTATGAGGAAATTGCATACCTTCTTAATAAACATGAGGTTTTCTCTGTTGCGGATTGTGCATGTCGTACATCCATGAGAGTTATCGGCGAAGGTTGTGGACATACTGTTGAAGAAATGTGTGTTCAACTTGGACCAGCTGCTGAGTACTATATTCGTACAGGAAAAGGCAGACAAATTACTAGGGAAGAGGCTATTGCTATATGCAAGCAAGCTGAAAAAGAGGGTATGGTACATTCCATACCAAATTTATCAGGACCAGGAAATGCCCTTGCCATTTGTAATTGCTGCGGATGTTCTTGCTTCGGACTCCGAAATACAAATCTTTATAAAAATCCTGATTGGTCCAGGTCTAACTATGTAGCACAAGTGGATAAAGATAAATGTGTTGCTTGTGGAGAGTGTGTAGAGCATTGCCAAGCTAATGCAGCAACACTAGGACAAAATTTATGTACAAAAGTACCTGCCCACGCTCCTAAGGAAAAAGAAACTCCATACGATACTCAGTGGGGAAAAGACAAATGGAATCCTGATTATCGCCACCGCAAGGTTGTTGATGAGAGTGGAACAAGCCCATGTAAATCCGAATGTCCAGCGCACATAGCTATCCAAGGGTATATCAAGATGGCATCTCAAGGAAAGTATAGAGAAGCATTAGAGCTTATTAAGAAAGAAAATCCGTTTCCAGCAATCTGTGGACGTATTTGTCCAAGAAAGTGTGAATCTGCTTGTACAAGAGCAGGTCTGGATGAAGCAATTGCCGTTGATGATATCAAAAAATTCATTGCAGACCAAGATTTAAATTCTAAGGAGCGTTTTGTACCTGAAAAGAACGCACCAAGACCAGAAAAAGTTGCTGTAGTTGGTGCTGGCCCAGCGGGACTTTCTTGTGCTTATTTCCTAGCTGCTGAAGGTTATAAGGTAACAGTCTTTGAAAAGCAAAAAGTGCTTGGTGGTATGTTAACACTTGGAATTCCGTCCTTTAGACTAGGAAAAGAAGTAGTAAATGCGGAAATCGACATTTTGAAGGAATTAGGAGTAGAATTTAAAGTAGGAGTTGAGGTTGGCAAGGATGTTACACTTCCTAACCTTAGAAAGAATGGCTACAAAGCATTTTATGTAGCCATTGGTGCTCAAGCAGGTAGAAACCTAGGTCTTGAGGGTGAAAATGCAGTTGGGGTAATAACAGGTGTAGATTTCCTTCGCAAAGTAAGTCTTGGTGAAGATTTGAAAATGGAAGGACCAGCTATTGTAATTGGTGGAGGAAATGTTGCTATTGACGTTGCCAGAACTGCAGAAAGAGTTGGTGCTTCGCAAATAGATATGTATTGTTTAGAAAATAGACAAGAGATGCCTGCTCTTGAGGAAGAAATTGAAGAAGCATTGTCAGAAGGCATTGCTATCAACAATTCTTGGGGTCCAAAACGAATTCTTCATGAAAATGGCCATGCTTATGGTGTAGAATTCAAAAAATGTATTTCTGTCTTCGATGAAAATAGAAGATTTAATCCTAAATTCGATGAAAATACAACAAAGATTGTTAAAGCAAACAATGTGTTAATTTCAGTTGGCCAAGGAATAGACTTAGGTGGATTATTAAAGGATTCCAAAATGGAATCAAATCCAAATAAGACAATAAAAGCTGATCCAATCACTTTCCAAACAGGTGAACCGGATGTATTTGCCGGCGGAGATGCTGTAACAGGTCCTAAGTTTGCTATAGATGCTATTGCACTCGGAAAGCAAGGCGCAATTTCAATTCATCGTTATGTTCATGGAGATAACTTGACAATAAGCCGTGAGAGAGAATACCATGCTCTTGATAAAGAAAACTTAAACATGGATGGCTATGACCGTCTGCCAAGACAAAGAGCACTTCATGTGGATGGAAGCAAATCAAAAGAAACCTTTAAGGATTTGCGTACATCATTTACAGAAGAACAAATAAAGAAGGAAACTGAACGTTGCCTTGGCTGCGGTGCTGTGGTTGTGGATCAATACCAATGTGTAGGCTGTGGAGTTTGTACTACAAAATGCAAATTTGACGCAATTTCACTGGTAAGAAAATATGATAGTGCTGGTGTAGATTTTAAGGATATGAAACCTTTAGTTATTAAACATGTTATCAAACGTCAAGGAAGAATTGCAGTGAAAAATGTGAAAAAATTATTCTCAAAATAA
- a CDS encoding hydrogenase maturation nickel metallochaperone HypA, with product MHELGVVFEIIKTVENFAEKNRLKKIDTLVLQIGELSSMIPRYIEACYPAAVEGTLLQETELKIEILPGNAICKRCNKVFNLIENNSKCPNCGSKDWEILCGKEFMIKEIIAC from the coding sequence TTGCATGAACTGGGAGTTGTGTTTGAAATTATAAAAACCGTTGAAAATTTTGCAGAGAAAAATAGATTAAAAAAAATAGATACATTGGTTCTTCAAATTGGTGAGCTCTCATCGATGATTCCGAGATACATTGAAGCCTGTTACCCAGCTGCAGTAGAGGGTACGTTATTACAAGAGACGGAATTGAAAATTGAAATATTGCCAGGCAATGCTATTTGCAAAAGGTGTAATAAAGTTTTTAATCTCATTGAGAATAATAGTAAATGTCCAAATTGCGGAAGTAAAGACTGGGAGATATTATGCGGAAAAGAGTTTATGATCAAGGAAATCATTGCTTGCTAA
- a CDS encoding helix-turn-helix domain-containing protein, translating into MRISEVIRNYRKKEDLTQEQVANYLNISAPAVNKWENGISCPDIALLAPLARVLKIDVNTLLAFNEELTDVEVKNLTKEVGEMASKEGFQKAFEKASDLIKKYPSCDELIYWISVVLRIHLLGSQIEEKDKYERKIIVWLELVSGSSKEKTASMAKLELSAMYRAKKEYKKAQEALDKIPEVEVDKKIQQALLFESSGGIDEAYGIYEGILRKNAHETFTALSLIIQLLYKEKKFTEAEEYIERAKKVAEVFDFGAYHKYQLDLSLAREKQDKEKAIAMIINMVNEASSMDDSMKSKLYKHMKFNVTNSWGKDKYERLVKEAFKIDKTLDFVKNDSRIKFLLE; encoded by the coding sequence ATGAGAATAAGTGAGGTTATTAGAAATTATAGAAAAAAGGAAGATCTTACTCAAGAGCAAGTTGCTAATTATTTAAATATAAGTGCACCAGCAGTAAATAAATGGGAAAACGGAATATCATGTCCAGATATAGCACTGTTAGCACCTCTTGCACGTGTTTTAAAAATTGATGTTAATACTTTATTAGCATTTAATGAGGAATTAACAGATGTAGAAGTAAAAAACCTTACAAAAGAGGTAGGTGAAATGGCATCAAAAGAGGGATTCCAAAAGGCTTTTGAAAAGGCCAGTGATTTAATTAAAAAATATCCAAGTTGTGATGAGTTGATATATTGGATATCAGTAGTATTAAGAATACATTTATTGGGGTCTCAAATTGAGGAAAAAGATAAATATGAAAGAAAAATCATTGTTTGGCTTGAACTTGTATCAGGAAGCAGTAAAGAAAAGACAGCTTCTATGGCAAAATTAGAATTATCGGCAATGTATAGGGCGAAAAAAGAGTATAAAAAAGCTCAAGAAGCATTAGATAAAATTCCAGAAGTAGAGGTGGATAAAAAAATTCAACAGGCGTTATTATTTGAAAGTAGCGGGGGAATTGATGAGGCTTATGGCATTTATGAAGGCATATTAAGGAAAAATGCTCATGAAACATTTACTGCTTTATCTCTTATAATACAGCTGTTATACAAAGAAAAGAAATTTACTGAAGCAGAAGAATACATAGAGCGTGCTAAAAAGGTTGCTGAAGTATTTGATTTTGGAGCATACCATAAATATCAATTAGATTTATCTTTAGCAAGAGAAAAACAGGATAAAGAAAAAGCTATAGCAATGATTATAAATATGGTAAATGAAGCAAGTAGCATGGATGATTCTATGAAGTCAAAATTATATAAGCATATGAAATTTAATGTGACCAACAGTTGGGGCAAAGATAAATATGAAAGATTAGTAAAAGAGGCATTTAAAATAGATAAAACCCTTGATTTTGTCAAAAATGATTCTAGGATAAAATTTTTGTTGGAATAA